Proteins from a genomic interval of Demetria terragena DSM 11295:
- the rplU gene encoding 50S ribosomal protein L21 — protein sequence MYAIVRAGGRQEKVSVGDVLVIDKVKTAAAGDSIDLTPLLLVDGETVTSDADKLAKVTVKAEIVEATKGPKITIIKYKNKTGYRKRQGHRQPLTRVKVTSIDGI from the coding sequence AGGCGGCCGCCAGGAGAAGGTTTCCGTTGGTGACGTACTGGTAATCGACAAGGTCAAGACTGCTGCCGCTGGCGACAGCATCGACCTCACGCCCCTGCTTCTCGTGGACGGCGAGACGGTGACTAGCGACGCTGACAAGCTCGCCAAGGTCACGGTCAAGGCCGAGATCGTCGAGGCCACCAAGGGTCCCAAGATCACGATTATCAAATACAAGAACAAGACCGGCTACCGCAAGCGCCAGGGGCACCGCCAGCCCCTGACCCGCGTCAAGGTCACGTCGATCGACGGCATCTGA